Proteins encoded in a region of the Pelmatolapia mariae isolate MD_Pm_ZW linkage group LG16_19, Pm_UMD_F_2, whole genome shotgun sequence genome:
- the chpfa gene encoding chondroitin sulfate synthase 2, protein MRFSLLISVLRSLGPVVIGISLGFTLSLLSVSWSEDACSPDSKEGEAVSLGKDGLLKGARKPNSISAVNDVTSEEDFQPRIVPYKQVQPSAPKKVFRAKYISTELGMRERLFVGVMTSKNTINTLGVAVNRTISHHLDAVIFFTGSRSRKIPHGMFVVSHGDERLIWNMFQTIKYIFDHYINEYDWFYFVQDDSYTEADRIKALVEHLSMDRELYMGRPEEFIGGAMEGRYCYGGFGYLLSRSLLLRLQPFLENCRNDILSARPDEWLGRCIIDYTSINCVGEYEGLHYHHYELAKNSDPSKEQSEEFKKALTVHPVSDPEQMYRLHRFFTEIELQKTYDEIAKLQAEIKNVSVVAFEGNRSAQWPVGINPPFEPKSRFEVLKWEYFTEEEIYSCIDGSPKCELRGIDRMDVADVIDTAIGELNKKYMPTIHLKKQQLINGYRRFDPIRGMEYTLDLQLEAVNQKGHSRSITKRVHLVRPLSQIEIIPMPYVTEATRVHIIIPLTLQDRSYVDHFLEVFASNAFETSENAILTFLFIYDPVEAQQVSQNDIFASVKSQITVYERKYPAVKIPWISVKTETPSQIKFMDIISKKHPVDTLFFLAEVNTNINSEFLNRCRMNAINNWQVFFPIHFQEYNPDVAYHNQPHPDTVDLVKDAGLFDRRSFDEACFYNSDYMTTRSRMVADVQENEEILENMDIYEMFVKYSGLHVFRAIEPALRQQYRYEVCNPRLSEDIYHRCVQSNLESIGSRSQLAMLLFEQEQGNST, encoded by the exons ATGAGATTTTCGTTGTTAATTTCTGTGCTGCGGTCGCTCGGCCCGGTGGTGATCGGTATTTCTTTAGGCTTCACGTTGAGTTTACTGAGCGTGAGCTGGTCGGAAGACGCGTGTTCTCCGGACAGTAAGGAAGGGGAGGCTGTGTCTTTAGGTAAGGATGGACTGCTCAAAGGAGCCCGAAAGCCCAACTCTATTTCTGCTGTCAACGATGTGACGTCCGAAGAGGATTTTCAACCAAGAATAGTCCCGTACAAACAGGTCCAGCCGAGCGCCCCAAAGAAAGTTTTCAG GGCCAAGTACATCAGCACGGAGTTGGGGATGCGGGAGCGTCTGTTCGTCGGGGTCATGACCTCCAAAAACACCATTAACACCTTAGGTGTAGCTGTGAATCGAACCATCAGCCACCATCTGGACGCTGTGATCTTCTTTACTGGCTCGCGCAGCCGCAAAATCCCTCACGGCATGTTTGTGGTTTCTCATGGAGACGAGAGGCTGATATGGAACATGTTCCAGACCATCAAATACATTTTCGACCATTACATCAATGAATACGACTGGTTCTACTTTGTCCAAGATGACTCCTACACTGAAGCCGACCGGATCAAAGCACTGGTGGAGCACTTGAGTATGGATCGAGAACTTTACATGGGCAGGCCTGAGGAGTTCATAGGTGGGGCGATGGAAGGGAGGTACTGCTATGGAGGGTTTGGGTACCTCCTGTCACGTAGCTTGCTGCTACGACTCCAGCCCTTCCTGGAAAATTGTAGGAACGACATCCTGAGCGCCCGGCCTGATGAGTGGCTTGGACGATGCATCATTGATTACACCAGCATAAACTGCGTTGGCGAATATGAG GGACTTCACTACCACCATTACGAGTTGGCAAAAAACTCTGATCCAAGCAAAGAACAGAGTGAAGAGTTTAAGAAAGCCCTGACCGTCCATCCAGTGTCTGACCCGGAGCAGATGTACCGCCTGCACAGATTCTTCACTGAGATTGAACTCCAGAAGACTTATGATGAGATTGCTAAGCTGCAG GCAGAAATAAAGAATGTGAGTGTTGTTGCTTTTGAGGGGAACCGAAGCGCCCAGTGGCCAGTGGGGATCAATCCTCCTTTTGAACCAAAGTCTCGGTTTGAAGTTCTGAAATGGGAATACTTCACAGAGGAGGAGATTTATTCGTGCATCGATGGCTCTCCCAAGTGCGAGTTGCGCGGCATTGACCGCATGGACGTGGCGGATGTCATTGACACCGCCATAGGAGAGCTGAACAAGAAGTACATGCCCACTATACACTTAAAGAAGCAGCAACTGATTAATGGCTACAGACGCTTTGACCCCATTAGGGGGATGGAGTACACCTTAGACCTTCAGCTGGAGGCTGTTAATCAGAAAGGTCACAGCCGCTCCATCACAAAGAGGGTTCATCTGGTGCGACCTTTGAGCCAGATAGAGATCATTCCCATGCCATATGTCACTGAAGCTACAAGGGTCCACATTATTATACCGCTTACTCTGCAGGACCGGAGCTACGTCGATCACTTTCTTGAAGTCTTTGCCTCGAATGCCTTTGAGACCAGCGAAAATGCAATCCTAACCTTCTTGTTTATTTATGACCCAGTGGAGGCCCAACAAGTTAGCCAGAATGATATATTTGCCAGCGTGAAGTCTCAGATAACAGTTTATGAACGCAAATACCCTGCGGTGAAAATTCCGTGGATCAGTGTTAAGACGGAAACACCATCCCAGATCAAATTCATGGACATCATCTCAAAGAAGCACCCCGTCGACACGCTCTTCTTCCTGGCTGAAGTCAACACAAACATCAATTCAGAGTTTCTGAATCGCTGTCGCATGAATGCCATAAACAATTGGCAAGTATTCTTCCCCATTCATTTCCAGGAGTACAACCCCGACGTGGCTTATCACAACCAGCCACATCCAGACACAGTTGATCTGGTCAAGGACGCGGGCCTTTTTGACCGCAGGTCGTTTGATGAAGCGTGCTTCTACAACTCGGACTACATGACGACGCGCAGTCGGATGGTGGCGGACGTCCAAGAAAATGAGGAGATTCTAGAGAACATGGATATCTATGAAATGTTCGTAAAGTATTCAGGTCTGCACGTATTCAGGGCAATAGAGCCAGCGTTACGCCAGCAATACCGTTATGAAGTCTGCAACCCAAGACTCAGTGAGGACATCTATCACAGATGTGTTCAGAGCAACTTGGAGAGCATCGGTTCTCGCTCCCAACTTGCCATGCTGCTTTTTGAGCAAGAGCAAGGAAACAGCACTTAA